In one Chryseobacterium camelliae genomic region, the following are encoded:
- a CDS encoding SMI1/KNR4 family protein, whose protein sequence is MKANPDIIGEKNDGINESQIVEMEKFSKNKFPDSYREFLFLGGKNNNIFQSASSSSFNRFKSLRESVENVLTEDNYKIEKDFWVISSLDGGEQFHFFFYDEGENPPVYYYCSYLSEWENENGKGTPGYKKISDTFSEYLEKKIKALKS, encoded by the coding sequence ATGAAAGCAAACCCCGATATCATTGGAGAAAAAAATGACGGAATTAATGAATCTCAAATTGTGGAAATGGAAAAATTTTCAAAAAATAAGTTTCCCGATTCTTATCGTGAATTCTTATTCTTAGGGGGCAAAAACAATAACATTTTTCAGTCTGCAAGTTCTTCAAGTTTTAATAGATTTAAAAGTCTTAGAGAATCTGTGGAAAATGTACTAACTGAAGATAATTATAAAATAGAGAAAGATTTTTGGGTGATATCTTCTTTAGATGGAGGAGAACAATTTCACTTTTTCTTTTATGATGAAGGAGAGAATCCTCCTGTCTATTATTATTGTTCATACTTAAGTGAATGGGAGAATGAGAACGGAAAAGGCACACCTGGATACAAAAAAATAAGCGATACTTTTTCTGAATATCTGGAAAAGAAAATTAAGGCTTTAAAATCTTAA
- a CDS encoding pyocin knob domain-containing protein — protein MSDIGKIIRVNALPPPDKRENNVIYQVAAPGAATYKDYAIDANGDLKTPCYVPLTGTVEGKPLTKNIEVDTSKEGAVGFISNTPDLSKAVLAIQEGGSVLAESRRDTDNTSSSIHLHHDTGIEITATASDSQFSAIIDTSGLQGDGYIPPTSDEHYVQRKYITDNFTSQTALNNTLADYYTSAQTDNLFYDKTEVDAKLSAVYRPKGSVADFASLPSSGNTEGDVWNIIDTGSNYVWVIDLNNTGVPGWDKLSETVDLTNYMTLNTEQIADGRKIFRGANGSRYDESAIEVRGNSSTIYPSIGFHQPGNYAGTISLRNSNQFSFRNTDDSDYNFLLAKGYIKSGFDDNSLLLAGGGHKAISDFVLSSQLENYHNIDLTDSINNGSDTRINKSWFDYNWAGTGHAGSVINFSGHPAKDYSTELFANYINDNIIGVRTRNGDTETWNPVRYLWHSGNLNPFPLRSSQAGTDANNEILSGLRSDYIWTNTPVSTIGTLLVENYSDDWIAQTFTILGNGIAGDVYKRIRHSGTTWTAWTKVLSSVDASNYVPVVGDTDIHSIKRFVGSYTQWALDGDIVNNARGFVQSLPGGFLVGTLNDKNFIIYRDAKEKIVVEDAKTTFNHSIESVGYVSSGDVALGDKPNILRINRQSANDLGILSESNGWAYVNAAGYKRSGSDDNYVLTGGGGHKALNDFLANKGRIFQSNVDANNIGDQGSAIISIETGNGSGNTNFPNNSTYGTFMKMSANSFTSEFFHQNGGELWHRNWYLSDNPSSYPFRKIWDNVNLPNPVVPSDITNVFRNNSIHSNEIGVVATTLDAEIPNGGYISSYYGSDWGGTDRPNGASYGGYIKFKGNFNGDNNLDFYYNNGHAGVPPRLWYRTKEGVNGVRDWMEFWTTQNFNPDNYVTRSTNQIIDGSKTFSPSSIVDFKGNDQNNVIVYKTSAGVEGLVSGHEYTHYSTRWRVGNKRGNGTNSLGYSFEFSYDNGVTYTEKARIDEAGFFTGNAFVSPVLNGNQVFNANNLNQLFFGNPSVGTVYHQAGSLHAFSAGGNYPLYISSGGIAVNGALSINGQDVATQSWSTSSFIPSSQKGAANGIATLDTNGLIPTTQLPSYVDDVLEFTNLTSFPNTGESGKIYVALDTNKTYRWSGSSYIYITSGAVDSVNGQTGVVNLSKTDIGLSNADNTSDAAKNVLSATKWTAPRTLSYSGDVTGSASVDGSGNVGFAMTLANSGVSAGTYNSVNVDAKGRVLSGNNVNYVTESYLTTFLQQNYFNQTASDERFVNANGDEAINGNKTFTSSPAIPAATNGDHAVNLEQLTASLSNVVRDNDDFEILEVYRLIDSSHFDLDDTRVKKYNIVFEGASNGSVNITYLKDNQYYQFSNVSGSGADLRINVEGYGAVDVVSPGKTTVYMSWGSGKLLKISENDHVSII, from the coding sequence ATGTCCGATATAGGAAAAATTATAAGAGTAAATGCATTGCCCCCTCCTGACAAAAGAGAAAACAATGTCATTTACCAAGTAGCTGCACCAGGTGCAGCTACTTATAAAGATTATGCTATTGATGCTAATGGGGATTTAAAAACACCATGTTACGTCCCGTTAACAGGAACAGTAGAAGGAAAACCTCTAACTAAAAATATAGAAGTAGATACCAGCAAAGAAGGCGCTGTAGGATTTATATCCAATACACCCGATTTGTCCAAAGCTGTTTTAGCGATTCAAGAAGGGGGCAGTGTACTTGCTGAATCACGTAGAGATACAGATAATACCTCCTCTTCTATCCATTTACACCATGATACAGGTATAGAAATAACAGCAACAGCGTCTGATAGCCAATTTTCTGCGATTATAGATACTTCTGGCTTGCAAGGTGATGGTTATATCCCGCCAACAAGTGATGAGCATTATGTACAAAGAAAATACATCACCGATAACTTTACTTCACAAACCGCTTTAAATAATACATTGGCTGATTATTACACCTCAGCGCAAACGGATAATTTATTCTATGATAAAACAGAAGTAGACGCCAAACTTTCTGCTGTATACAGACCGAAAGGATCGGTAGCTGATTTTGCTTCATTACCGAGCTCAGGAAATACGGAGGGAGATGTATGGAATATTATAGACACCGGATCTAACTATGTCTGGGTTATTGATTTAAATAATACCGGAGTTCCCGGATGGGATAAGCTTTCTGAAACCGTTGATCTTACCAACTACATGACGCTGAATACTGAGCAAATAGCAGATGGTAGGAAAATTTTTAGGGGAGCTAATGGTAGTAGATATGATGAAAGCGCAATTGAGGTAAGAGGAAATAGCTCTACTATATACCCATCAATAGGATTTCATCAGCCTGGAAATTATGCAGGAACTATAAGTTTAAGAAATTCAAATCAATTTAGTTTTAGAAATACAGATGATTCGGATTATAACTTTTTATTAGCTAAAGGTTATATTAAATCAGGTTTTGATGATAATTCATTACTTCTTGCGGGAGGGGGACATAAGGCTATTTCTGATTTTGTTTTATCAAGTCAACTAGAAAATTATCACAACATTGACTTAACTGACAGTATAAATAATGGTTCAGATACAAGAATTAATAAATCCTGGTTTGATTATAATTGGGCAGGAACAGGACATGCAGGTTCAGTAATTAATTTTTCTGGACACCCTGCAAAAGATTATTCAACAGAATTATTTGCTAACTATATTAATGATAATATAATTGGAGTAAGAACTAGAAATGGTGATACTGAAACATGGAATCCTGTAAGATATTTATGGCATTCTGGAAATCTAAATCCATTTCCATTAAGATCTTCACAAGCTGGTACAGATGCTAATAATGAAATACTATCAGGGTTAAGAAGTGATTATATTTGGACAAATACTCCTGTGAGTACAATTGGTACTTTATTAGTAGAAAATTATTCTGATGATTGGATAGCTCAAACTTTTACAATTCTTGGAAATGGTATAGCAGGTGATGTATATAAAAGAATCAGACATTCTGGAACTACTTGGACTGCTTGGACAAAAGTATTATCATCTGTAGATGCTAGTAATTATGTTCCTGTTGTAGGTGATACTGATATACATAGTATTAAAAGATTTGTTGGTTCTTATACTCAATGGGCATTAGATGGTGACATCGTAAATAATGCTAGAGGATTTGTACAATCATTACCAGGCGGGTTTCTAGTGGGTACTTTGAATGATAAAAACTTTATAATTTATAGAGACGCAAAGGAAAAGATAGTTGTTGAAGATGCTAAAACTACTTTTAATCATAGTATAGAATCAGTTGGTTATGTATCTTCAGGAGACGTTGCTTTAGGTGATAAGCCAAATATTTTGAGAATAAACAGACAATCAGCAAATGATTTAGGTATATTGTCAGAAAGTAATGGTTGGGCTTATGTTAATGCAGCAGGATATAAAAGATCAGGTTCAGATGATAATTATGTTCTTACTGGTGGTGGAGGTCATAAAGCATTAAACGATTTTTTAGCAAACAAAGGAAGAATCTTCCAATCAAATGTAGATGCTAACAATATAGGTGACCAAGGCAGTGCAATAATTTCAATAGAAACAGGAAATGGTTCAGGAAATACAAATTTTCCTAACAATAGCACTTATGGTACATTTATGAAAATGTCAGCCAATTCCTTTACATCTGAATTTTTTCATCAGAATGGTGGCGAATTGTGGCATAGAAACTGGTATCTTTCAGATAATCCAAGCAGTTATCCATTTAGAAAAATTTGGGATAATGTTAATTTACCTAATCCTGTTGTCCCCTCTGATATTACCAATGTATTTAGAAATAATAGTATTCATTCTAATGAAATCGGAGTAGTTGCTACCACATTAGATGCTGAAATACCCAATGGAGGATATATTTCAAGTTATTATGGTTCTGATTGGGGAGGTACAGATAGACCTAATGGAGCTTCTTATGGTGGGTATATTAAATTTAAGGGAAATTTTAATGGCGATAATAATTTAGATTTTTATTATAATAATGGTCATGCTGGTGTCCCGCCTAGACTTTGGTATAGAACTAAAGAAGGAGTTAATGGTGTTAGGGATTGGATGGAATTTTGGACGACACAAAATTTTAATCCAGATAATTATGTTACTCGTTCTACTAATCAAATTATAGACGGAAGTAAAACATTTAGCCCTTCATCAATTGTAGATTTTAAAGGAAATGACCAAAACAATGTTATAGTTTACAAAACATCCGCAGGTGTGGAAGGTTTAGTTTCCGGTCACGAATATACGCATTATAGTACTAGATGGAGAGTCGGAAACAAAAGAGGAAATGGTACAAATTCTTTAGGATATTCTTTTGAGTTTTCATATGATAATGGAGTTACCTACACAGAAAAAGCAAGAATTGATGAAGCCGGTTTCTTTACTGGAAATGCGTTTGTTTCACCTGTATTAAATGGAAACCAAGTTTTTAATGCCAATAACCTCAATCAATTATTTTTTGGTAACCCATCTGTCGGCACTGTATATCACCAGGCGGGATCACTTCACGCATTTTCAGCAGGTGGTAACTATCCTTTATATATTAGCTCCGGAGGAATAGCAGTTAATGGGGCATTATCAATTAACGGTCAGGATGTAGCAACACAAAGTTGGAGTACTTCCAGCTTTATTCCATCTTCACAAAAAGGAGCCGCCAACGGAATTGCCACATTAGACACAAACGGGTTAATTCCTACTACACAATTACCAAGCTATGTGGATGACGTCTTAGAATTTACAAATTTGACATCATTCCCAAATACTGGAGAATCGGGTAAGATCTATGTTGCTTTAGATACCAATAAAACCTATAGATGGAGCGGTTCTTCTTATATTTATATTACCTCCGGAGCCGTAGATTCTGTAAACGGACAAACAGGCGTGGTTAATCTGTCTAAAACAGACATAGGACTATCCAATGCAGACAATACTTCAGATGCTGCGAAAAATGTTTTATCAGCAACAAAATGGACGGCTCCAAGAACATTGTCTTATTCAGGAGATGTAACCGGATCTGCTTCCGTTGACGGTTCCGGAAATGTTGGTTTTGCCATGACATTAGCTAATTCAGGAGTTTCGGCAGGAACATATAATAGTGTAAACGTTGATGCTAAAGGTCGGGTTCTATCCGGTAATAATGTTAACTATGTTACTGAATCTTATTTAACAACATTTTTACAGCAAAACTACTTCAATCAAACGGCTTCCGATGAAAGATTTGTGAATGCCAATGGAGACGAGGCAATCAACGGCAATAAAACATTTACCTCCAGCCCGGCTATACCGGCAGCAACAAACGGAGATCATGCGGTAAACTTAGAACAATTGACAGCAAGTTTATCAAACGTTGTCCGCGATAATGATGACTTTGAAATACTGGAAGTATACAGATTAATAGATAGTAGCCATTTTGATCTTGATGACACCCGTGTTAAAAAGTATAATATTGTTTTCGAAGGCGCTTCAAACGGATCTGTTAATATCACTTATTTAAAAGATAACCAATACTATCAATTCTCCAATGTATCTGGCTCCGGCGCTGATTTAAGAATAAACGTAGAAGGATATGGTGCAGTAGACGTAGTCTCACCAGGGAAAACCACAGTCTATATGTCATGGGGCAGCGGAAAACTATTGAAAATATCTGAAAATGATCATGTTTCGATAATATAA